In Pedobacter africanus, a single window of DNA contains:
- a CDS encoding SDR family NAD(P)-dependent oxidoreductase produces MENKKYTLITGASSGLGREFSIQCAGMGMNIIMIALPGSNTVSLADHLMLEFGIQISVFEFDMTDSILLVEKLNYINEHFEIDFLINNAGIGGTVAITESPLTAIDRILQVNIRSMVLITQILLPGLLRQEKGHILNISSMAAFTPIAYKTVYPASKAFISSFSLGLREELSPTNLSVSVVYPGPIMTNSGVSARIIGQGMKGRIGLLATSEIARIALRQCLAGKAVIIPGFWNKINHRIMGILPVETKLKIVSKAVKKEMAIK; encoded by the coding sequence ATGGAAAATAAAAAGTATACCCTGATTACGGGGGCAAGTTCGGGCTTGGGCCGTGAGTTTTCTATACAATGCGCAGGTATGGGCATGAACATCATCATGATTGCTCTTCCTGGCAGCAATACCGTATCACTGGCAGATCACCTGATGCTGGAGTTTGGTATACAGATCAGCGTGTTTGAATTTGATATGACGGATAGCATTTTGCTGGTTGAAAAGCTAAATTACATTAATGAGCATTTTGAAATAGATTTTCTGATCAACAATGCAGGTATTGGTGGAACGGTGGCTATTACCGAAAGTCCGCTTACCGCGATTGACAGGATTTTGCAGGTAAACATCAGAAGCATGGTACTAATTACCCAGATCCTTTTACCAGGTTTGCTTAGACAGGAGAAAGGTCATATCCTGAACATTTCCAGTATGGCCGCTTTTACACCTATTGCCTATAAAACGGTTTACCCGGCTTCCAAGGCATTTATATCGTCATTTTCTCTGGGCTTAAGAGAGGAATTAAGCCCTACAAATTTATCGGTAAGCGTAGTTTATCCGGGGCCCATCATGACCAATTCCGGGGTATCAGCCCGGATAATAGGACAGGGCATGAAAGGCCGCATAGGCTTGCTGGCTACCTCCGAAATTGCCCGGATAGCGCTGAGGCAATGCCTGGCTGGCAAAGCGGTGATCATCCCTGGCTTCTGGAACAAGATCAATCATCGTATTATGGGCATTCTGCCTGTAGAAACCAAGCTTAAGATTGTATCTAAGGCTGTTAAAAAGGAAATGGCCATAAAATGA